In Cotesia glomerata isolate CgM1 linkage group LG1, MPM_Cglom_v2.3, whole genome shotgun sequence, one genomic interval encodes:
- the LOC123260765 gene encoding bromodomain-containing protein 7 isoform X1, producing MGPKKHKKHKRERHEEELYSTPDKPTLKLILKVGGNSGTPEYGSDSPNSSAMLSQQYQQLGMNYSVTQNESEYEKYVSAHKKLKKKKKKKDKRHKHHHKDKKRRREESSQESVGDVDESFMEVPKKLATNHHLAPPKLGSGSEQRAGLNTSSLSPHREPRTCVLKKIAERTPLQRLLEHLLRSMEKRDPQQFFAWPVTDNIAPGYSSIIKNPMDFSTIKQKIDDNNYQNLNEFIEDFKLMCDNAMIYNHPETIYYKAAKKLLHVGLKMVTPEKLRQLRPVLTYMHDIARDELGFELGVEDPNNPDTLVTEEQIEKEREQEERNEEAEEMRKENQRKIRLASLGKFEAVPDDLTPEEILKQARGAAKAASDKLTMKRLNSKMGFLRQKKDGTTSLQIIVHGDGVIPGTNQRPVSLGQLIGKLSHGTGVLAGFREDRRNMSKPVKSLYYGAFGSYAPSYDSTFANLTKEETELVYQTYGDETAVQYAESILDFAKDCDYTLTMVDDLLDILTGGDHRKTKKLLEEKRRLKEEEKKIEHLLEKPFNDFDKNGQDKVKVDMDQLKTLSELGIDVNFLDELEDDMKSNEDRTILQSRLDETSQMLGQLRQAQHDRLSGPPPAHLSNVPKAPESEVNLAEKISENLTEIAKKLPPSAIAPVDGLRRAMGIAPVGGPEPMEVDPITHNPTIVAENDLLNQTNSDQTASSVASGRTGAGSAATNLLASTSPIQAGIVNADEQTSSTIGLATTTQTPMQIQIGLTPNQTTLMANNESTGVPDLESELREFLESDPTLGHSPLHDDKTLEDILSES from the exons ATGGGACCcaagaaacataaaaaacaCAAACGCGAACGTCACGAAG aagAACTTTATTCGACGCCGGATAAACCAACACTGAAGCTAATTCTCAAAGTAGGTGGTAACAGCGGTACTCCTGAATACGGAAGCGATTCGCCAAATTCATCAGCGATGCTGTCTCAACAGTACCAGCAGCTGGGTATGAATTACTCAGTGACCCAAAATGAGTCCGAGTACGAAAAGTACGTGAGCGCTCAtaagaaattgaagaaaaagaaaaagaagaaggaTAAACGTCACAAACACCATCACAAGGACAAGAAACGTCGCCGAGAAGAGTCAAGTCAGGAGTCTGTTGGTGACGTCGATGAAAGTTTTATGGaggtacctaaaaaattagctACTAATCACCACTTAGCACCACCAAAGCTTGGTTCTGGCTCAGAACAGAGGGCAGGACTCAACACGAGCTCGTTGTCACCTCATCGCGAGCCACGGACTtgtgttttgaaaaaaatagctgAACGTACTCCGTTGCAGCGACTTTTAGAGCATTTATTGCGATCTATGGAGAAACGTGATCCTCAACAATTTTTTGCCTGGCCGGTGACTGATAATATCGCGCCTGGTTACtcgtcaattattaaaaatccgATGGATTTTAGTACGATAAAgcaaaaaattgatgataatAACTATCAAAACTtgaatgaatttattgaaGATTTTAAGCTGATGTGCGATAACGCCATGATTTACAATCATCCAGAGACTATTTATTACAAAgctgcaaaaaaattattgcatgtTGGTCTCAAAATGGTGACGCCTGAAAAATTGCGTCAATTGAGGCCGGTCTTAACTTATATGCATGATATTGCTAGAGATGAATTAGGATTTGAACTTGGGGTTGAGGATCCCAACAATCCAGACACTCTGGTTACTGAGGAGCAGATTGAGAAAGAACGCGAACAAGAGGAACGTAATGAAGAAGCTGAGGAAATGAGAAAAGAAAATCAGCGTAAAATCCGTCTTGCTAGTCTCGGGAAGTTCGAAGCTGTGCCGGATGATCTCACACCTGAAGAAATACTCAAACAAGCCCGCGGGGCCGCTAAAGCTGCGTCGGATAAATTAACTATGAAACGACTTAACTCTAAAATGGGTTTCCTTAGACAAAAGAAAGACGGTACAACAAGTTTACAAATAATTGTTCATGGAGATGGAGTAATTCCTGGTACAAATCAACGACCGGTATCACTCGGTCAATTAATTGGTAAACTAAGCCACGGTACTGGCGTACTTGCAGGTTTCCGCGAAGACCGTCGAAATATGTCTAAGCCCGTAAAGTCACTTTATTACGGTGCTTTTGGTTCTTATGCACCAAGTTACGACTCTACTTTCGCAAACCTCACTAAAGAAGAAACAGAATTAGTTTACCAGACTTATGGTGATGAAACTGCTGTACAGTACGCTGAATCAATACTCGATTTTGCGAAAGACTGCGATTACACTCTTACCATGGTTGATGATTTGTTGGATATACTTACTGGTGGTGATCATAGAAAAACTAAAAAGCTACTTGAAGAAAAACGGAGGCTCAAAGAAGAGGAGAAGAAAATAGAACATTTGTTAGAAAAACCGTTTAATGATTTCGATAAAAATGGGCAAGATAAAGTTAAAGTTGATATGGATCAGCTCAAAACTTTATCTGAATTAGGGATCGATGTTAACTTTTTAGATGAATTAg AGGATGACATGAAGTCAAATGAAGATCGTACGATACTTCAAAGCCGATTGGACGAGACATCTCAAATGTTGGGACAATTGCGTCAAGCTCAACATGACAGGTTATCAGGGCCTCCGCCTGCTCACTTGTCAAACGTACCGAAAGCACCCGAGAGTGAAGTCAATCTTGCCGAAAAGATATCTGAAAATTTAACGGAGATAGCCAAGAAATTGCCGCCGTCAGCGATCGCACCGGTTGATGGCCTGCGTCGCGCGATGGGAATAGCCCCAGTTGGCGGCCCAGAGCCTATGGAAGTGGATCCAATCACTCATAATCCAACGATAGTAGCTGAAAACGATCTACTAAACCAAACAAATTCTGATCAAACTGCTAGTTCTGTAGCTTCTGGTAGAACTGGTGCCGGTTCAGCTGCTACAAATTTATTGGCTAGTACTTCACCTATTCAAGCGGGTATTGTCAACGCTGATGAACAAACAAGCTCAACAATAGGTCTGGCTACAACAACACAAACTCCAATGCAAATTCAAATCGGTTTAACGCCTAATCAAACAACTTTGATGGCCAATAATGAGTCGACTGGTGTTCCGGATCTTGAATCTGAATTACGTGAATTTTTGGAAAGTGATCCGACTCTTGGACATTCACCCTTGCACGATGATAAAACCTTAGAAGATATTTTATCTGAGTCTTAA
- the LOC123260765 gene encoding bromodomain-containing protein 7 isoform X2 — MGPKKHKKHKRERHEELYSTPDKPTLKLILKVGGNSGTPEYGSDSPNSSAMLSQQYQQLGMNYSVTQNESEYEKYVSAHKKLKKKKKKKDKRHKHHHKDKKRRREESSQESVGDVDESFMEVPKKLATNHHLAPPKLGSGSEQRAGLNTSSLSPHREPRTCVLKKIAERTPLQRLLEHLLRSMEKRDPQQFFAWPVTDNIAPGYSSIIKNPMDFSTIKQKIDDNNYQNLNEFIEDFKLMCDNAMIYNHPETIYYKAAKKLLHVGLKMVTPEKLRQLRPVLTYMHDIARDELGFELGVEDPNNPDTLVTEEQIEKEREQEERNEEAEEMRKENQRKIRLASLGKFEAVPDDLTPEEILKQARGAAKAASDKLTMKRLNSKMGFLRQKKDGTTSLQIIVHGDGVIPGTNQRPVSLGQLIGKLSHGTGVLAGFREDRRNMSKPVKSLYYGAFGSYAPSYDSTFANLTKEETELVYQTYGDETAVQYAESILDFAKDCDYTLTMVDDLLDILTGGDHRKTKKLLEEKRRLKEEEKKIEHLLEKPFNDFDKNGQDKVKVDMDQLKTLSELGIDVNFLDELEDDMKSNEDRTILQSRLDETSQMLGQLRQAQHDRLSGPPPAHLSNVPKAPESEVNLAEKISENLTEIAKKLPPSAIAPVDGLRRAMGIAPVGGPEPMEVDPITHNPTIVAENDLLNQTNSDQTASSVASGRTGAGSAATNLLASTSPIQAGIVNADEQTSSTIGLATTTQTPMQIQIGLTPNQTTLMANNESTGVPDLESELREFLESDPTLGHSPLHDDKTLEDILSES; from the exons ATGGGACCcaagaaacataaaaaacaCAAACGCGAACGTCACGAAG AACTTTATTCGACGCCGGATAAACCAACACTGAAGCTAATTCTCAAAGTAGGTGGTAACAGCGGTACTCCTGAATACGGAAGCGATTCGCCAAATTCATCAGCGATGCTGTCTCAACAGTACCAGCAGCTGGGTATGAATTACTCAGTGACCCAAAATGAGTCCGAGTACGAAAAGTACGTGAGCGCTCAtaagaaattgaagaaaaagaaaaagaagaaggaTAAACGTCACAAACACCATCACAAGGACAAGAAACGTCGCCGAGAAGAGTCAAGTCAGGAGTCTGTTGGTGACGTCGATGAAAGTTTTATGGaggtacctaaaaaattagctACTAATCACCACTTAGCACCACCAAAGCTTGGTTCTGGCTCAGAACAGAGGGCAGGACTCAACACGAGCTCGTTGTCACCTCATCGCGAGCCACGGACTtgtgttttgaaaaaaatagctgAACGTACTCCGTTGCAGCGACTTTTAGAGCATTTATTGCGATCTATGGAGAAACGTGATCCTCAACAATTTTTTGCCTGGCCGGTGACTGATAATATCGCGCCTGGTTACtcgtcaattattaaaaatccgATGGATTTTAGTACGATAAAgcaaaaaattgatgataatAACTATCAAAACTtgaatgaatttattgaaGATTTTAAGCTGATGTGCGATAACGCCATGATTTACAATCATCCAGAGACTATTTATTACAAAgctgcaaaaaaattattgcatgtTGGTCTCAAAATGGTGACGCCTGAAAAATTGCGTCAATTGAGGCCGGTCTTAACTTATATGCATGATATTGCTAGAGATGAATTAGGATTTGAACTTGGGGTTGAGGATCCCAACAATCCAGACACTCTGGTTACTGAGGAGCAGATTGAGAAAGAACGCGAACAAGAGGAACGTAATGAAGAAGCTGAGGAAATGAGAAAAGAAAATCAGCGTAAAATCCGTCTTGCTAGTCTCGGGAAGTTCGAAGCTGTGCCGGATGATCTCACACCTGAAGAAATACTCAAACAAGCCCGCGGGGCCGCTAAAGCTGCGTCGGATAAATTAACTATGAAACGACTTAACTCTAAAATGGGTTTCCTTAGACAAAAGAAAGACGGTACAACAAGTTTACAAATAATTGTTCATGGAGATGGAGTAATTCCTGGTACAAATCAACGACCGGTATCACTCGGTCAATTAATTGGTAAACTAAGCCACGGTACTGGCGTACTTGCAGGTTTCCGCGAAGACCGTCGAAATATGTCTAAGCCCGTAAAGTCACTTTATTACGGTGCTTTTGGTTCTTATGCACCAAGTTACGACTCTACTTTCGCAAACCTCACTAAAGAAGAAACAGAATTAGTTTACCAGACTTATGGTGATGAAACTGCTGTACAGTACGCTGAATCAATACTCGATTTTGCGAAAGACTGCGATTACACTCTTACCATGGTTGATGATTTGTTGGATATACTTACTGGTGGTGATCATAGAAAAACTAAAAAGCTACTTGAAGAAAAACGGAGGCTCAAAGAAGAGGAGAAGAAAATAGAACATTTGTTAGAAAAACCGTTTAATGATTTCGATAAAAATGGGCAAGATAAAGTTAAAGTTGATATGGATCAGCTCAAAACTTTATCTGAATTAGGGATCGATGTTAACTTTTTAGATGAATTAg AGGATGACATGAAGTCAAATGAAGATCGTACGATACTTCAAAGCCGATTGGACGAGACATCTCAAATGTTGGGACAATTGCGTCAAGCTCAACATGACAGGTTATCAGGGCCTCCGCCTGCTCACTTGTCAAACGTACCGAAAGCACCCGAGAGTGAAGTCAATCTTGCCGAAAAGATATCTGAAAATTTAACGGAGATAGCCAAGAAATTGCCGCCGTCAGCGATCGCACCGGTTGATGGCCTGCGTCGCGCGATGGGAATAGCCCCAGTTGGCGGCCCAGAGCCTATGGAAGTGGATCCAATCACTCATAATCCAACGATAGTAGCTGAAAACGATCTACTAAACCAAACAAATTCTGATCAAACTGCTAGTTCTGTAGCTTCTGGTAGAACTGGTGCCGGTTCAGCTGCTACAAATTTATTGGCTAGTACTTCACCTATTCAAGCGGGTATTGTCAACGCTGATGAACAAACAAGCTCAACAATAGGTCTGGCTACAACAACACAAACTCCAATGCAAATTCAAATCGGTTTAACGCCTAATCAAACAACTTTGATGGCCAATAATGAGTCGACTGGTGTTCCGGATCTTGAATCTGAATTACGTGAATTTTTGGAAAGTGATCCGACTCTTGGACATTCACCCTTGCACGATGATAAAACCTTAGAAGATATTTTATCTGAGTCTTAA
- the LOC123260765 gene encoding bromodomain-containing protein 7 isoform X3, with product MLSQQYQQLGMNYSVTQNESEYEKYVSAHKKLKKKKKKKDKRHKHHHKDKKRRREESSQESVGDVDESFMEVPKKLATNHHLAPPKLGSGSEQRAGLNTSSLSPHREPRTCVLKKIAERTPLQRLLEHLLRSMEKRDPQQFFAWPVTDNIAPGYSSIIKNPMDFSTIKQKIDDNNYQNLNEFIEDFKLMCDNAMIYNHPETIYYKAAKKLLHVGLKMVTPEKLRQLRPVLTYMHDIARDELGFELGVEDPNNPDTLVTEEQIEKEREQEERNEEAEEMRKENQRKIRLASLGKFEAVPDDLTPEEILKQARGAAKAASDKLTMKRLNSKMGFLRQKKDGTTSLQIIVHGDGVIPGTNQRPVSLGQLIGKLSHGTGVLAGFREDRRNMSKPVKSLYYGAFGSYAPSYDSTFANLTKEETELVYQTYGDETAVQYAESILDFAKDCDYTLTMVDDLLDILTGGDHRKTKKLLEEKRRLKEEEKKIEHLLEKPFNDFDKNGQDKVKVDMDQLKTLSELGIDVNFLDELEDDMKSNEDRTILQSRLDETSQMLGQLRQAQHDRLSGPPPAHLSNVPKAPESEVNLAEKISENLTEIAKKLPPSAIAPVDGLRRAMGIAPVGGPEPMEVDPITHNPTIVAENDLLNQTNSDQTASSVASGRTGAGSAATNLLASTSPIQAGIVNADEQTSSTIGLATTTQTPMQIQIGLTPNQTTLMANNESTGVPDLESELREFLESDPTLGHSPLHDDKTLEDILSES from the exons ATGCTGTCTCAACAGTACCAGCAGCTGGGTATGAATTACTCAGTGACCCAAAATGAGTCCGAGTACGAAAAGTACGTGAGCGCTCAtaagaaattgaagaaaaagaaaaagaagaaggaTAAACGTCACAAACACCATCACAAGGACAAGAAACGTCGCCGAGAAGAGTCAAGTCAGGAGTCTGTTGGTGACGTCGATGAAAGTTTTATGGaggtacctaaaaaattagctACTAATCACCACTTAGCACCACCAAAGCTTGGTTCTGGCTCAGAACAGAGGGCAGGACTCAACACGAGCTCGTTGTCACCTCATCGCGAGCCACGGACTtgtgttttgaaaaaaatagctgAACGTACTCCGTTGCAGCGACTTTTAGAGCATTTATTGCGATCTATGGAGAAACGTGATCCTCAACAATTTTTTGCCTGGCCGGTGACTGATAATATCGCGCCTGGTTACtcgtcaattattaaaaatccgATGGATTTTAGTACGATAAAgcaaaaaattgatgataatAACTATCAAAACTtgaatgaatttattgaaGATTTTAAGCTGATGTGCGATAACGCCATGATTTACAATCATCCAGAGACTATTTATTACAAAgctgcaaaaaaattattgcatgtTGGTCTCAAAATGGTGACGCCTGAAAAATTGCGTCAATTGAGGCCGGTCTTAACTTATATGCATGATATTGCTAGAGATGAATTAGGATTTGAACTTGGGGTTGAGGATCCCAACAATCCAGACACTCTGGTTACTGAGGAGCAGATTGAGAAAGAACGCGAACAAGAGGAACGTAATGAAGAAGCTGAGGAAATGAGAAAAGAAAATCAGCGTAAAATCCGTCTTGCTAGTCTCGGGAAGTTCGAAGCTGTGCCGGATGATCTCACACCTGAAGAAATACTCAAACAAGCCCGCGGGGCCGCTAAAGCTGCGTCGGATAAATTAACTATGAAACGACTTAACTCTAAAATGGGTTTCCTTAGACAAAAGAAAGACGGTACAACAAGTTTACAAATAATTGTTCATGGAGATGGAGTAATTCCTGGTACAAATCAACGACCGGTATCACTCGGTCAATTAATTGGTAAACTAAGCCACGGTACTGGCGTACTTGCAGGTTTCCGCGAAGACCGTCGAAATATGTCTAAGCCCGTAAAGTCACTTTATTACGGTGCTTTTGGTTCTTATGCACCAAGTTACGACTCTACTTTCGCAAACCTCACTAAAGAAGAAACAGAATTAGTTTACCAGACTTATGGTGATGAAACTGCTGTACAGTACGCTGAATCAATACTCGATTTTGCGAAAGACTGCGATTACACTCTTACCATGGTTGATGATTTGTTGGATATACTTACTGGTGGTGATCATAGAAAAACTAAAAAGCTACTTGAAGAAAAACGGAGGCTCAAAGAAGAGGAGAAGAAAATAGAACATTTGTTAGAAAAACCGTTTAATGATTTCGATAAAAATGGGCAAGATAAAGTTAAAGTTGATATGGATCAGCTCAAAACTTTATCTGAATTAGGGATCGATGTTAACTTTTTAGATGAATTAg AGGATGACATGAAGTCAAATGAAGATCGTACGATACTTCAAAGCCGATTGGACGAGACATCTCAAATGTTGGGACAATTGCGTCAAGCTCAACATGACAGGTTATCAGGGCCTCCGCCTGCTCACTTGTCAAACGTACCGAAAGCACCCGAGAGTGAAGTCAATCTTGCCGAAAAGATATCTGAAAATTTAACGGAGATAGCCAAGAAATTGCCGCCGTCAGCGATCGCACCGGTTGATGGCCTGCGTCGCGCGATGGGAATAGCCCCAGTTGGCGGCCCAGAGCCTATGGAAGTGGATCCAATCACTCATAATCCAACGATAGTAGCTGAAAACGATCTACTAAACCAAACAAATTCTGATCAAACTGCTAGTTCTGTAGCTTCTGGTAGAACTGGTGCCGGTTCAGCTGCTACAAATTTATTGGCTAGTACTTCACCTATTCAAGCGGGTATTGTCAACGCTGATGAACAAACAAGCTCAACAATAGGTCTGGCTACAACAACACAAACTCCAATGCAAATTCAAATCGGTTTAACGCCTAATCAAACAACTTTGATGGCCAATAATGAGTCGACTGGTGTTCCGGATCTTGAATCTGAATTACGTGAATTTTTGGAAAGTGATCCGACTCTTGGACATTCACCCTTGCACGATGATAAAACCTTAGAAGATATTTTATCTGAGTCTTAA